The following proteins come from a genomic window of Sinorhizobium fredii NGR234:
- the pseB gene encoding UDP-N-acetylglucosamine 4,6-dehydratase (inverting), whose protein sequence is MISGSTILVTGGTGSFGNAFVPMTLAKYNPAKIIIYSRDEMKQWEMAKKYGDDSRVRFFIGDVRDRERLYRALDGVDYVVHAAATKIVPTAEYNPFECVKTNINGAMNLIDACIDKKVKRVVALSTDKASSPINLYGATKLASDKMFVAGNSYAGGHDTRFAVVRYGNVMGSRGSVIPFFLSIKGKGVLPITDERMTRFMISLEQGVELVWHAFDDMEGGEIYVKKIPSMKVTDLAHTIAPEAKLEIVGIRPGEKLHEQMIGEEDAFHTYEYEEHFKILPAIHNWTASEARIKDGKKVPPGFSYTSDNNRAWMTQEELQDWIAANAEKIGSL, encoded by the coding sequence ATGATTTCTGGCAGCACAATACTTGTTACTGGCGGCACGGGCTCGTTTGGAAATGCGTTTGTTCCCATGACGCTCGCCAAGTATAACCCTGCAAAGATTATTATCTACTCCCGAGATGAGATGAAACAGTGGGAGATGGCGAAGAAATACGGGGACGATTCGCGTGTCCGCTTCTTCATCGGCGATGTTCGCGACCGTGAAAGATTGTACCGCGCACTCGACGGGGTGGACTATGTCGTTCATGCGGCCGCAACCAAGATTGTGCCCACCGCCGAATACAATCCATTTGAATGCGTGAAGACGAACATCAATGGCGCCATGAATCTCATCGATGCCTGCATCGACAAGAAGGTGAAGCGGGTCGTTGCTCTCTCCACGGACAAGGCGAGCAGCCCGATCAATCTCTATGGCGCGACGAAGCTGGCTTCCGATAAGATGTTCGTTGCCGGAAATTCCTACGCGGGTGGTCACGACACACGATTTGCCGTCGTTCGGTACGGCAATGTCATGGGGTCCCGCGGATCGGTCATTCCCTTCTTCCTGTCGATCAAGGGCAAGGGTGTTCTGCCGATCACCGATGAGCGCATGACACGTTTCATGATCTCGCTCGAGCAGGGCGTCGAACTGGTCTGGCACGCATTCGACGACATGGAGGGAGGGGAGATATACGTCAAAAAGATCCCCTCGATGAAAGTCACCGATTTGGCCCACACGATTGCGCCGGAAGCGAAGCTCGAAATCGTCGGCATCAGGCCCGGTGAGAAGCTTCATGAGCAGATGATTGGCGAGGAGGATGCCTTCCATACCTATGAGTATGAAGAGCATTTCAAGATCTTGCCGGCTATTCACAACTGGACAGCGTCGGAGGCCCGCATCAAGGACGGCAAGAAGGTGCCGCCCGGCTTCAGCTACACAAGCGACAACAATAGGGCTTGGATGACGCAAGAGGAACTGCAGGATTGGATCGCTGCGAACGCCGAAAAGATCGGGAGCCTTTAA
- the pseG gene encoding UDP-2,4-diacetamido-2,4,6-trideoxy-beta-L-altropyranose hydrolase: protein MNSMPPAHRHNVVFRVDASIDIGTGHVMRCLTLADMLSQAGFECLFVCRPGPGNLIGLIRSRGFAVAELPSAVAGVKAGDRDLAHSHWLGVDWKTDARQTMMAIADASPSWLIVDHYALDIRWQQFLRPSCGYLMVVDDLADREHDCDLLLDQNVGRTVGDYRLLVPAPCQMLVGARFALLRPQFARERPHSLLRRRHAAPRRLLVTLGGVDKDNVTERVLHTLERCELPNDAEVTVVMGQHAPWLSSVRESAAQMRWKTRVLSNVDDMASLMSEADLAIGAAGGTSWERCALGVPTILMVLAENQREVAQKLTVEGAAQAVELGADFDSTLESLIESLIFDKLALAAMSERAAAICDGEGGLEVARRIADGLRRSV from the coding sequence ATGAATTCGATGCCGCCCGCTCATAGACATAACGTCGTTTTTCGCGTCGATGCGTCGATTGACATCGGCACCGGCCACGTCATGCGTTGCCTTACCCTTGCGGACATGCTGTCCCAGGCAGGCTTCGAATGCCTTTTTGTTTGTCGTCCCGGGCCAGGCAACTTGATAGGTCTCATTCGCAGCAGGGGCTTTGCCGTGGCGGAGCTACCTTCCGCTGTGGCAGGGGTTAAAGCTGGCGACCGGGATCTCGCGCATTCCCATTGGCTGGGTGTCGACTGGAAGACGGATGCACGCCAAACAATGATGGCGATCGCCGATGCTTCTCCGAGCTGGTTGATCGTCGATCACTACGCGCTCGATATCCGCTGGCAGCAGTTTCTGCGCCCGTCCTGCGGATACCTGATGGTGGTAGATGACCTGGCAGATCGCGAGCATGACTGTGATCTGCTGCTTGATCAGAACGTCGGCAGAACTGTGGGCGACTATCGACTGCTCGTTCCGGCCCCTTGTCAGATGCTGGTGGGGGCACGATTTGCGCTTCTTCGGCCACAATTTGCACGCGAGCGGCCCCATAGCCTTCTCCGGCGTCGGCACGCCGCCCCCCGTCGCCTGTTGGTGACGCTTGGAGGCGTAGACAAAGACAATGTTACCGAACGGGTGCTGCATACTCTCGAAAGATGCGAACTCCCGAATGATGCTGAAGTGACTGTTGTGATGGGGCAGCATGCTCCTTGGCTCAGCTCCGTGCGCGAAAGCGCCGCTCAGATGCGGTGGAAAACACGCGTGCTGTCCAACGTTGACGATATGGCGAGTTTGATGTCGGAAGCCGACCTCGCCATCGGTGCTGCCGGAGGTACGTCCTGGGAGCGGTGTGCGCTCGGTGTGCCGACCATCCTGATGGTTCTCGCCGAGAATCAGCGTGAAGTTGCGCAGAAACTAACTGTTGAGGGTGCGGCACAGGCGGTTGAGCTCGGAGCTGATTTCGATTCGACTCTCGAGAGCCTTATTGAAAGCCTTATCTTCGACAAATTGGCACTGGCCGCGATGTCCGAGCGAGCGGCAGCTATCTGCGACGGTGAGGGAGGTTTGGAGGTGGCGCGAAGGATTGCGGACGGCCTCCGTCGTAGTGTCTAA
- a CDS encoding ABC transporter permease: protein MEWLKKHIRVTISLMIREMSTRYGGKPGGYLWAFIDPIAHVGFMTFIFHAIARVPALGSSFALFFASGYLPYMFYSSMAGFINGSIKANRSLLSYPIVAPADVVVSRYFVQILTSSFVGFLVLFLVAAEDNLSVFRAIQLDRVVTASLMATLLGLGVGTANIALFARSSLYEKVFGVIMRPLVLVSGVFFIPDSLPHPFRDVVLYNPLAHVIMWFRSGIYPEYRAAALDIHYLVECTASALFIGALLFTMSAQELREG from the coding sequence ATGGAGTGGCTGAAGAAACATATTCGCGTGACGATATCCCTGATGATCCGGGAGATGTCGACGCGATACGGCGGTAAGCCCGGGGGATACCTATGGGCCTTCATCGACCCGATTGCGCATGTCGGTTTCATGACCTTCATCTTTCATGCGATCGCGCGCGTTCCGGCGCTCGGCTCCAGTTTCGCGCTGTTCTTTGCGTCCGGATATCTGCCGTACATGTTCTACTCATCCATGGCCGGCTTCATAAATGGCTCGATTAAGGCAAACCGCTCGCTCCTCAGCTATCCGATCGTTGCGCCGGCCGATGTGGTGGTATCGAGATATTTCGTTCAGATTCTGACGTCGTCCTTCGTTGGCTTTCTTGTGCTGTTTCTCGTCGCTGCCGAGGATAACCTCTCTGTTTTCCGGGCGATCCAACTCGACAGGGTTGTGACTGCCTCTCTAATGGCCACATTGCTGGGATTGGGTGTAGGGACGGCCAACATCGCGCTTTTTGCAAGGTCGTCGCTCTACGAAAAGGTCTTCGGGGTCATCATGCGGCCGCTGGTATTAGTGTCCGGCGTGTTCTTCATTCCGGACTCTCTTCCGCATCCATTCCGCGACGTTGTTTTGTACAATCCGCTAGCCCACGTGATCATGTGGTTCCGGAGTGGCATCTACCCGGAATACCGGGCCGCCGCCCTCGATATCCATTACCTCGTCGAATGTACGGCATCCGCACTCTTCATCGGAGCCCTGCTTTTCACGATGTCCGCTCAAGAGCTTCGAGAAGGATAG
- the pseC gene encoding UDP-4-amino-4,6-dideoxy-N-acetyl-beta-L-altrosamine transaminase has product MIPYGRQEITQADIDAVAEVLRSDFLTQGPMVPRFEEALAAYSDAKFALAASSATSALHIACMALGLGPGDWLWTSPLTFVASANCALYCGAKVDFVDVDPRTYNLSPVELERKLVKAERDGVLPKVVVPVHLTGQPCAMAEIHELAKRYGFRVIEDASHAIGGKYRGEPIGNCRYSDITVFSFHPVKIVTTAEGGAALTNDKELADRMALLRSHGITRDPAVMTREPDGPWYYQQVDLGYNYRMTDMQAALGLSQMARLNDYVERRHVLAKRYDEMLAHLPLITPWQHPDSYSGLHLYVIRLNRAKMKKTHRTVFEGLRARGIGVNLHYIPVHTQPHYSRMGFSSGDFPEAERYYQEAITLPIYPTMSEAQQDEVVSALTAELTT; this is encoded by the coding sequence ATGATCCCCTACGGGCGCCAAGAGATCACGCAGGCTGATATCGACGCGGTTGCGGAGGTGCTCCGCTCCGATTTCCTGACGCAGGGGCCAATGGTGCCTCGTTTTGAAGAGGCGCTTGCTGCGTATAGCGACGCCAAGTTCGCCTTGGCGGCAAGCAGCGCGACGTCGGCACTCCACATCGCCTGCATGGCCTTGGGGCTCGGACCGGGCGACTGGCTGTGGACGTCTCCGTTGACCTTCGTGGCATCTGCCAATTGCGCGCTCTATTGCGGAGCCAAGGTAGACTTCGTGGATGTCGATCCGCGAACCTATAATCTCTCCCCGGTAGAGCTCGAGCGCAAACTGGTGAAGGCAGAACGCGACGGCGTGCTCCCCAAGGTCGTCGTCCCCGTGCATCTCACCGGACAGCCTTGCGCGATGGCGGAAATCCATGAGCTTGCAAAGCGCTATGGATTCAGGGTCATTGAGGATGCTTCCCATGCTATCGGCGGCAAATACCGGGGTGAACCGATCGGCAACTGCCGCTACAGCGACATCACCGTCTTCAGCTTTCATCCGGTGAAGATTGTCACGACAGCGGAAGGCGGCGCTGCCCTGACGAACGACAAGGAGCTTGCAGACCGGATGGCGCTGCTTCGCAGCCACGGGATTACGCGCGATCCCGCGGTCATGACGCGCGAACCGGATGGTCCATGGTACTACCAGCAGGTGGATCTCGGATACAATTATCGCATGACTGACATGCAAGCCGCTCTGGGGTTAAGCCAGATGGCTCGCCTCAACGACTACGTCGAGAGACGCCACGTACTGGCGAAGCGGTACGACGAAATGTTGGCGCATCTCCCACTCATCACGCCGTGGCAGCATCCTGACAGCTACTCCGGCCTGCATCTATACGTCATCCGTTTGAATCGCGCGAAGATGAAGAAAACCCACCGCACGGTTTTCGAGGGACTGCGCGCGCGGGGCATTGGTGTGAACCTGCACTATATTCCAGTCCACACGCAGCCTCATTATTCGCGGATGGGCTTTAGCAGCGGCGACTTTCCCGAGGCGGAACGGTACTATCAGGAGGCGATAACGTTGCCGATATACCCGACGATGAGCGAAGCGCAGCAGGATGAGGTCGTATCTGCACTGACGGCGGAACTGACGACATGA
- the pseF gene encoding pseudaminic acid cytidylyltransferase: protein MNLAVIPARGGSKRIPRKNIKSFLGRPMIAWSIGAAVDSGCFDRLIVSTDDEEIAEISRQLGAEVPFLRPAELADDYATTSDVIRHAISWSAQNNRVPERVCCIYATAPFLRADDITRGFDLLEDGGADFVFSATSYAFPIQRAIRLTPAGRVEMLMPEQFNTRSQDLDEVYHDAGQFYWGRSEAWLSGKPIFSSAATALILPRYRVQDIDTPDDWLRAELMFKVLHEFDAARS, encoded by the coding sequence ATGAATTTGGCCGTCATTCCAGCTCGGGGAGGAAGTAAGCGGATACCTCGCAAGAATATCAAGTCCTTCTTGGGACGGCCGATGATCGCTTGGTCGATCGGTGCGGCCGTCGATAGCGGCTGCTTTGACCGCCTCATCGTATCTACCGATGACGAGGAGATCGCCGAGATCTCGCGGCAGTTGGGGGCGGAGGTCCCGTTCCTGCGACCTGCTGAGTTGGCCGATGACTACGCCACGACCAGCGACGTGATCCGCCATGCGATCAGCTGGTCGGCCCAAAATAACAGGGTGCCGGAACGAGTTTGCTGCATTTATGCAACCGCGCCCTTCCTGCGAGCAGACGACATAACTCGGGGGTTTGACCTGCTCGAGGACGGCGGAGCGGATTTCGTCTTCTCGGCGACCAGCTACGCTTTCCCGATCCAGCGCGCGATCAGGTTGACGCCAGCGGGGCGGGTCGAAATGCTGATGCCTGAGCAATTCAACACTCGTTCGCAGGATCTCGACGAGGTCTATCATGACGCCGGCCAGTTCTATTGGGGACGGTCTGAGGCCTGGCTTTCGGGGAAGCCTATCTTTTCATCAGCTGCAACCGCCCTGATTCTGCCCCGTTATCGCGTGCAGGATATCGATACGCCCGACGACTGGTTGCGGGCGGAACTCATGTTTAAGGTCCTGCATGAATTCGATGCCGCCCGCTCATAG